A genomic segment from Methanoplanus limicola DSM 2279 encodes:
- a CDS encoding class I SAM-dependent methyltransferase: MKEEDIRPRKIFDEYLALAKKDVNNYFLTKPFYYVSCPACKGENSRFKFRKYGFDYEECDKCKTLYVNPRPTPESFSDYYSNSPSVKYWATNFYKETESSRRELIIKPKAKLVKRYLDKYLGDTNNTSIIDIGAGYGVFCEELQLLADEGTTVVAIEPSDSLNRICIEKGLKTVPKFIENVYNSDFEGMDISCAISFELLEHLHNPELFIQKCSEIISPEGLLIITTLTWDGFDLQVLQDKSSSIHPPHHLNFFTKKSLSILLERNGFEVCEITTPGKLDVDIVSKQLSDIKDPFIRKLIESDQEIKDNFQTFLQEAGLSSHMMAVAKKK; this comes from the coding sequence ATGAAAGAAGAGGATATTAGACCTAGAAAAATATTTGATGAATACCTTGCTCTTGCCAAAAAAGATGTTAATAATTATTTTTTGACTAAGCCATTTTACTATGTATCCTGCCCCGCCTGCAAGGGAGAAAATAGTAGGTTCAAATTTCGTAAATATGGCTTTGATTATGAGGAATGCGATAAATGCAAAACATTATATGTAAATCCAAGACCTACACCCGAATCCTTCAGTGATTACTACAGTAATTCTCCATCCGTCAAGTATTGGGCCACAAATTTTTACAAAGAAACAGAATCCAGCAGAAGAGAGCTTATCATAAAACCCAAGGCAAAACTTGTTAAAAGGTATTTGGACAAATATTTGGGTGATACAAATAATACATCCATTATTGACATCGGGGCAGGATATGGTGTTTTTTGTGAGGAACTACAGTTGCTGGCCGATGAAGGTACAACTGTTGTGGCGATCGAACCCTCAGATTCTCTAAATAGGATATGTATAGAAAAAGGACTTAAAACAGTTCCAAAATTTATAGAAAATGTTTATAATAGTGATTTTGAAGGTATGGATATAAGCTGTGCCATATCATTTGAATTGCTGGAGCACCTTCATAATCCGGAATTATTTATCCAAAAATGTAGTGAGATTATCTCACCGGAGGGGCTTTTGATAATCACAACTCTTACATGGGATGGGTTTGATCTCCAAGTACTGCAGGATAAATCAAGCAGCATTCATCCACCTCACCATTTAAATTTTTTCACAAAAAAATCCCTTTCAATTCTTTTGGAGAGAAATGGTTTTGAGGTATGTGAGATCACAACACCTGGAAAACTCGATGTTGATATAGTATCCAAGCAATTATCAGATATAAAGGATCCATTTATCAGAAAATTAATTGAATCTGACCAGGAGATAAAGGATAACTTCCAGACTTTCCTCCAAGAAGCTGGACTAAGTTCACATATGATGGCTGTTGCAAAAAAGAAATGA
- a CDS encoding IS4 family transposase: protein MNHQQKDDNNSLRNWQEKLLPPEVIMEKARSTGFIKRMKKLDPTYLLYVLIFGISSHCKPTLEEIHRDYQDLGGKSAGTKEIRYQSFHNRFDSNMALFLRAMLDHYINITFADSPARLKGPVGILKDVLIQDSSIIRLSKKLAEEFPPARSRSEAAGLKIHAVYSAVSHSLKSFEITDEKTHDYKKIRIDGNIKDVLFLFDLGYYSHYVLANINERGGFFVSRVKNSAKPKLKEIVSESKIFDSFFEKGMNLGDFLDRIPKSGEIELICTFTGRDKEKPWGKKRINADFRVVCFWDENDKIWHNYVTNLPGDAYKKDEIYQLYRYRWIIELLFKEMKSDYDLGKFLLAREPLALIHVYSMLIRLVLSRNLYKKMVASLDEDEKPRYGPLLWSKVFAEKAHEFLSIIDQSIFGKESVGERWKKLGRFIAATCM, encoded by the coding sequence ATGAATCATCAGCAAAAAGATGATAACAATTCCCTGAGGAATTGGCAGGAGAAATTACTCCCTCCTGAAGTTATTATGGAAAAAGCACGCAGTACCGGATTTATTAAGAGGATGAAGAAATTAGATCCGACATATCTCTTATACGTCCTTATTTTTGGGATCAGTAGTCACTGTAAACCTACACTTGAAGAAATTCATCGTGACTATCAAGACCTGGGTGGGAAATCTGCAGGGACAAAAGAGATTAGATATCAGAGTTTTCACAATCGTTTTGACAGTAATATGGCTCTTTTCTTACGAGCGATGCTGGATCACTATATCAATATAACCTTTGCAGATTCACCTGCAAGATTAAAGGGTCCGGTTGGGATCCTGAAAGATGTCTTGATACAGGACAGCAGCATCATTCGACTGAGCAAAAAACTTGCAGAGGAATTTCCACCGGCAAGATCACGAAGTGAAGCTGCTGGATTGAAAATTCATGCAGTATATAGTGCTGTATCACATTCACTTAAATCCTTTGAAATTACTGATGAAAAAACGCATGACTACAAGAAAATCAGGATTGATGGGAACATAAAAGACGTTCTTTTCCTTTTTGATTTAGGCTATTATTCGCATTATGTTTTGGCAAACATCAATGAAAGAGGAGGATTTTTTGTTAGTCGGGTCAAGAATTCAGCCAAACCAAAATTAAAAGAAATTGTATCAGAATCTAAGATTTTTGATAGTTTTTTTGAAAAAGGAATGAATTTAGGTGACTTTCTTGATAGAATTCCAAAAAGCGGTGAAATTGAGCTAATATGCACCTTTACCGGAAGAGATAAAGAAAAACCATGGGGCAAAAAAAGAATTAATGCAGATTTCAGAGTCGTCTGTTTCTGGGATGAAAATGACAAGATTTGGCATAATTATGTAACAAACTTACCTGGTGATGCTTACAAAAAGGACGAGATTTATCAGCTATATCGGTATCGATGGATAATTGAGCTGTTATTCAAGGAGATGAAAAGTGACTATGATCTTGGGAAATTTCTTTTAGCCAGGGAACCGCTTGCTCTGATCCATGTCTATTCTATGTTAATAAGGCTTGTTTTGAGCAGAAATCTGTACAAAAAAATGGTAGCATCACTTGATGAAGATGAAAAACCTCGTTATGGTCCATTGTTATGGTCTAAAGTTTTTGCAGAGAAAGCTCACGAGTTCCTGAGTATCATTGATCAGAGTATCTTTGGAAAAGAGAGTGTTGGTGAAAGATGGAAAAAACTTGGAAGATTCATTGCGGCGACTTGCATGTAG
- a CDS encoding NAD-dependent epimerase/dehydratase family protein has product MKALVTGGKGFLGRHIVNELLKQNIETVTYDIIEEQEENYSNNNRENNNDNNLLTYVKGDILDKSGLKKAMEGCDLVFHTAAIADINIVRNIPEKTMEINVLGTTRCLQAARECGVKRFLFASSVYSAGNHGSFYSVSKKAGESLCKTYYEEFGLEYTILRYGSLYGTEANHWNFIYGLCKQLLLTGKYTYTSSPDSLREYINILDASRESVRIAREQQFANTVVMLAGHQRMMVKELFKMIEEIIGKDISIKYEKTANNSHYVVTPYSYESDVPIRINLPTYVDISEGILECLKAVDKDLKGEKD; this is encoded by the coding sequence ATGAAAGCACTCGTAACCGGCGGCAAAGGATTTCTGGGGAGACATATTGTTAATGAACTGCTAAAACAGAATATAGAAACAGTAACATACGATATAATAGAGGAACAGGAGGAAAATTACAGCAATAATAATAGAGAGAATAATAATGATAATAATCTCTTAACTTACGTAAAAGGAGATATTCTTGATAAATCAGGACTGAAAAAAGCAATGGAAGGATGCGATCTGGTATTTCATACGGCTGCAATTGCGGACATAAATATTGTCAGAAATATCCCTGAAAAAACAATGGAGATTAATGTTTTAGGAACTACAAGATGTCTTCAGGCTGCAAGAGAATGTGGTGTCAAAAGGTTCTTATTTGCAAGCTCAGTATATTCCGCAGGAAACCACGGTTCTTTTTATAGTGTCTCCAAAAAAGCGGGAGAATCACTTTGTAAAACATATTATGAAGAGTTTGGACTCGAATATACTATTCTAAGATACGGAAGTCTTTACGGAACAGAAGCAAACCATTGGAATTTCATATACGGCCTATGCAAGCAACTTCTGTTAACCGGAAAGTATACATACACCAGCTCTCCGGATTCACTGCGTGAATACATCAACATATTAGATGCATCAAGAGAATCTGTCAGAATTGCACGAGAACAGCAATTCGCCAACACGGTTGTAATGCTAGCAGGACACCAGAGAATGATGGTAAAAGAACTTTTCAAGATGATCGAGGAGATCATAGGAAAAGATATCTCGATAAAATATGAAAAAACGGCTAACAACAGCCATTACGTTGTAACACCTTATTCTTATGAATCTGATGTCCCAATCAGGATAAACCTGCCTACATATGTAGATATATCAGAGGGTATTTTGGAATGCCTGAAAGCCGTAGATAAAGATTTAAAAGGTGAAAAAGATTAA
- a CDS encoding NAD(P)-dependent oxidoreductase — protein sequence MKPKIAITIRNIDSSYCLFNKIKENFDLNYINITNKRLSEEEVISAIKEAEVAIAGTEPYNKNVLNSTDKLKVISRVGVGLDNIDLNTASDKNIIICNTPNAPTQAVAEHTIALILDICKNIVTYNLKDNRISANTFIGKLLSGKTIGIIGLGRIGRTVGKLLSAFGCEIGYYDPYLKEKETYNGWINYSSIDELLEKSDIVTLHMPPKDDKSPILDKKSFEHFKKGAILINTARSSLIDEKAFLDAIDKGIITGAGLDVYDTIIEDQIQNYPQIILTPHVASNTKESREEMEKEAIENLINAFKGINP from the coding sequence ATGAAGCCAAAAATCGCAATTACAATAAGAAACATTGATTCTTCTTATTGTTTATTCAATAAAATTAAAGAGAATTTTGACTTGAATTACATAAATATTACTAATAAAAGACTTTCAGAAGAAGAAGTTATCAGTGCAATTAAGGAAGCCGAAGTTGCTATTGCCGGAACTGAGCCATACAATAAAAATGTTTTAAACTCAACAGATAAGTTAAAAGTAATATCACGTGTAGGTGTTGGCCTTGACAATATTGACCTCAATACAGCTTCAGATAAAAATATAATAATATGCAATACCCCAAATGCTCCAACCCAGGCAGTTGCCGAACATACAATTGCATTAATCCTTGATATTTGCAAAAATATTGTGACCTATAATCTCAAAGACAATAGAATCAGTGCAAACACCTTTATCGGAAAACTGCTCTCCGGAAAAACCATTGGAATTATTGGTCTTGGAAGAATTGGTCGTACGGTTGGAAAACTTCTTTCAGCCTTCGGATGTGAAATTGGCTACTATGATCCTTATCTTAAGGAGAAAGAAACTTACAATGGCTGGATAAATTACTCCTCAATAGATGAACTGCTTGAAAAATCCGACATTGTTACTTTACATATGCCGCCCAAAGATGACAAATCGCCAATATTAGACAAAAAATCTTTTGAGCACTTCAAAAAAGGTGCAATATTAATCAATACCGCAAGAAGTTCACTGATTGATGAAAAAGCATTCCTTGACGCAATTGATAAAGGAATTATTACAGGTGCAGGTCTTGACGTATATGATACTATAATAGAGGATCAGATACAAAATTATCCTCAGATTATACTAACTCCGCATGTTGCTTCCAATACGAAAGAATCACGCGAAGAAATGGAAAAAGAAGCAATTGAAAATTTAATAAATGCATTTAAAGGAATTAATCCATGA
- the kdsB gene encoding 3-deoxy-manno-octulosonate cytidylyltransferase, translating into MKIVGIIPARMGSSRFQGKPLVPICGKPMIEHVYRRSAMSLTLDDLYVATCDQEIYETVREFGGKAIMTSNCHERCTDRIAQAVENIEADIIVNIQGDEPLIFPEMIDQALEPLLSDSAIVCSNLMADINNEKDFEDPNEVKVVVDLDGFALYFSREPIPSRKKGSSDFVGLKQVCIIPFRRDFLFKYTKLSPTPLEIIESVDMLRAIEHGYKVKMVKTPYETYSVDTIEDLMHVEEIMKDDELFRKYS; encoded by the coding sequence ATGAAGATTGTAGGAATTATCCCAGCAAGGATGGGTTCTTCAAGATTTCAGGGAAAACCACTTGTACCAATATGTGGAAAACCAATGATTGAGCATGTATACAGGAGATCAGCTATGAGCCTTACACTTGATGATCTTTATGTAGCCACATGCGACCAAGAGATATACGAAACAGTTAGAGAATTTGGCGGAAAGGCAATAATGACATCAAACTGCCATGAGAGGTGTACAGACCGGATTGCTCAAGCAGTAGAGAATATTGAAGCAGACATTATTGTAAATATTCAGGGAGATGAACCCCTGATCTTTCCTGAAATGATCGATCAGGCCCTAGAACCATTGTTAAGCGATTCAGCAATCGTATGTTCCAATCTAATGGCTGACATAAATAATGAGAAGGACTTTGAAGATCCCAACGAAGTCAAGGTAGTTGTTGACCTAGATGGTTTCGCACTGTATTTTTCAAGGGAACCGATACCTTCTAGGAAAAAGGGATCCAGCGATTTTGTCGGCCTCAAACAGGTCTGCATCATTCCTTTCAGAAGGGATTTCCTCTTCAAATATACTAAACTATCTCCAACTCCTCTGGAAATTATAGAATCAGTTGATATGCTGAGGGCAATTGAACATGGCTATAAAGTCAAAATGGTGAAAACTCCTTACGAAACATATAGTGTTGATACAATAGAAGACCTGATGCATGTTGAAGAGATAATGAAAGATGACGAATTATTCAGGAAATACTCATAA
- a CDS encoding HpcH/HpaI aldolase family protein, whose protein sequence is MKSITTLKKKIKSKEVTIGSWITIGHSSIAEILSLGGFDWLTIDMEHSAITLAEAQNLIQTIELSRCVPLVRVGSNDPNLIKRVMDAGSHGVIVPQVNSVQEAKNAVNAVKYPPNGNRGVGLARAQGYGLDFEKYKKWNDENSIVIIQIENILGVENLEEIIAVKGVDGFIVGPYDLSASLGVPGEFEHPRYLQAMEKIKTVIEKKDTIAAGFHVVPLEPEMVFDKIKEGYCFLAYSLDSLFIADYARRDLLKIKGDLFSEIDFIKEI, encoded by the coding sequence GTGAAATCTATTACTACGCTTAAGAAAAAAATCAAATCCAAAGAAGTTACTATTGGGTCATGGATTACGATCGGTCACTCTTCAATTGCTGAAATATTATCATTGGGAGGATTTGACTGGTTAACAATCGATATGGAGCATAGTGCCATAACTCTTGCAGAAGCACAAAACCTTATCCAGACAATAGAACTATCGAGATGCGTACCCCTAGTAAGAGTTGGATCCAATGATCCAAACCTGATTAAGAGAGTAATGGATGCTGGATCACACGGTGTTATTGTCCCACAAGTAAACAGCGTTCAGGAAGCAAAGAATGCAGTAAATGCAGTTAAATACCCACCAAATGGGAACAGAGGAGTGGGTCTTGCACGAGCCCAGGGTTATGGTCTAGATTTTGAAAAATATAAAAAATGGAATGATGAAAACAGCATAGTCATCATCCAAATAGAGAATATTCTGGGCGTTGAAAATCTGGAGGAAATAATTGCAGTTAAGGGTGTTGACGGTTTTATTGTCGGCCCCTATGATCTCTCCGCATCACTTGGTGTACCCGGGGAATTTGAGCATCCCCGTTACCTTCAGGCTATGGAAAAGATCAAGACTGTTATAGAGAAGAAAGATACTATTGCCGCTGGATTTCATGTTGTTCCGCTGGAACCAGAGATGGTATTTGACAAGATCAAAGAGGGTTACTGTTTCCTGGCATACAGCCTTGATTCATTATTCATCGCAGATTATGCAAGGAGAGATCTCTTAAAGATCAAAGGAGATTTATTCTCAGAAATAGATTTCATAAAGGAGATATAA
- a CDS encoding DegT/DnrJ/EryC1/StrS family aminotransferase, with protein MGDDELNAIKPVFESGWLGMGSLVYDFEEKLKDFISAKNVVCTNTGTTALHLALESIGISKGDEVLVPSFTFISTIQAISATGAKPVFCDVRREDLNIDPSEIKNKITEKTKVIMPVHYRGLPCDMNIINKIASENNLRVIEDAAHAFGSSYDGKKIGSFSDIACFSFDPIKNITCGEGGAVVFQDDNLLEIIQQKRILGIDKDTWSRYKNERSWFYDVVTQGYRYHMSNINAAIGLVQIEKFKKMNERKIFAAKRYDAAFSNIKGITILRNDNYNDIGLFTYVMLIDNNRDKLMEYLNSKGVGCGVHYIPSHLFSYYKSDNVDLPVTEEIYEKIITLPLFPDITGGNIQRVIDVVCEGMKILNK; from the coding sequence TTGGGGGATGATGAGCTAAATGCAATAAAACCTGTTTTCGAAAGTGGATGGCTGGGAATGGGTTCACTGGTCTATGACTTTGAAGAAAAGCTAAAAGATTTTATTTCTGCTAAAAACGTAGTGTGTACAAATACCGGAACTACCGCGCTTCATCTTGCGCTTGAGAGTATTGGTATTTCAAAAGGAGATGAGGTTTTAGTTCCATCATTTACGTTTATATCAACTATTCAGGCAATATCAGCAACCGGAGCAAAACCGGTTTTTTGTGATGTCAGAAGAGAAGATCTGAATATTGATCCCAGTGAAATTAAGAATAAAATTACTGAAAAAACAAAAGTTATTATGCCTGTTCATTATCGTGGTTTACCATGTGATATGAATATTATAAATAAAATTGCATCTGAAAATAATCTGAGGGTTATTGAAGATGCTGCACATGCATTTGGTTCTTCTTATGATGGGAAAAAAATAGGTTCTTTTTCAGATATTGCATGTTTCAGTTTTGATCCGATTAAAAATATTACCTGTGGTGAAGGCGGAGCCGTTGTTTTTCAGGATGATAATTTATTGGAAATAATCCAGCAGAAAAGAATTCTTGGTATTGATAAGGATACCTGGAGCAGGTATAAAAATGAGAGGAGCTGGTTTTATGATGTGGTGACACAGGGATACCGCTATCATATGAGCAATATAAATGCAGCTATTGGTCTAGTTCAGATTGAGAAATTTAAAAAGATGAATGAAAGAAAAATATTTGCTGCAAAGAGATATGATGCTGCATTTTCAAATATCAAAGGAATTACAATATTGAGAAATGATAACTATAATGATATTGGTTTATTTACTTATGTAATGCTCATTGATAATAACCGTGACAAACTTATGGAGTATCTCAATAGTAAGGGTGTTGGTTGTGGTGTTCATTATATTCCGAGTCATCTGTTTTCGTACTATAAATCTGATAATGTAGATCTCCCTGTAACAGAAGAAATTTATGAAAAAATTATTACTCTTCCATTGTTTCCTGATATTACTGGTGGGAATATTCAACGAGTAATTGATGTTGTCTGTGAAGGTATGAAGATATTAAACAAATAA
- a CDS encoding glycosyltransferase, which translates to MAPKVSVIIPVYNGQQYIGKTIESVINQSFKEWEIIVVNDGSTDRSSDILHDYILKLGNKIRVYNTANGGVSNARNLGIKLSESDYISFLDQDDCFEKTKLEKQCSFLIKNPDVCLVYSNYSIIDNNDNITKNKIFEDSALKKGFIFDDLLYFNFIGISTVMVRRSVMNRVGGFNSDYRLCEDLELLLRISKICQIDYINESLLYYRDHYQSFTYKKIDQMIAELWNIHSFWRNKGENIFLKHPLRVLVLYLKMFNLKLKSLIHKG; encoded by the coding sequence ATGGCTCCTAAAGTAAGTGTAATAATTCCTGTATATAATGGTCAGCAATATATCGGGAAAACAATTGAGAGTGTTATAAATCAGTCTTTCAAAGAGTGGGAAATAATCGTTGTAAATGATGGTTCTACTGACAGAAGTTCTGATATTTTACATGATTATATTTTAAAACTTGGAAATAAAATCAGAGTTTATAATACTGCTAATGGAGGGGTAAGCAATGCCAGAAACCTTGGAATAAAACTTTCTGAATCTGATTATATTTCCTTTTTAGATCAGGATGATTGCTTTGAAAAGACCAAATTAGAGAAGCAGTGTAGTTTTTTAATTAAAAATCCGGATGTCTGCCTTGTTTATTCTAATTATTCAATAATTGATAATAATGATAATATTACTAAAAATAAGATTTTTGAAGATTCCGCATTAAAAAAGGGTTTTATTTTTGATGATCTTCTTTATTTTAATTTTATTGGAATATCTACTGTTATGGTTCGCCGCTCAGTAATGAACAGGGTCGGAGGTTTTAATTCTGATTACAGATTATGTGAGGATTTAGAATTATTACTCCGGATTTCTAAAATCTGTCAGATTGACTACATTAATGAATCTTTACTATATTATCGCGATCACTATCAGAGTTTTACCTATAAAAAAATTGATCAGATGATTGCTGAATTATGGAACATACATTCTTTTTGGAGAAATAAGGGAGAAAATATTTTTTTAAAGCATCCTTTAAGAGTTTTAGTATTATATCTAAAAATGTTTAATTTGAAATTAAAATCTCTAATTCATAAGGGCTGA
- the rfbB gene encoding dTDP-glucose 4,6-dehydratase codes for MRMLVTGGAGFIGSNFVELLVNQYPDEEIAVLDKLTYAGNINYLKNIREKIEFIHGDICNPNDILKAGKCDIIFNFAAETHVDRSIENSNNFVITDILGTNTLLDYALKNDIDRFVQISTDEVYGSINAGSFIETDTFNPSSPYSASKAGAEMLVSAYNKTYSLPTIITRSSNNYGPHQYPEKLIPVLILKALKNEPLPIYGNGKNIRDWIYVEDNCRGILTAFEKGKEGEAYNIGGGCEKRNIDIAKIILKSLNKPENLIQFVKDRPGHDFRYSVNCDKIKDLNWNTKYTFEEGIQKTIDWYLRNKYIWL; via the coding sequence ATGAGAATGTTAGTGACCGGGGGTGCTGGTTTTATTGGATCAAATTTTGTTGAACTCCTCGTAAACCAATATCCAGATGAAGAGATAGCTGTACTTGATAAACTCACTTACGCAGGAAATATAAATTATCTTAAAAATATTAGAGAGAAAATTGAATTCATACATGGGGACATCTGCAATCCTAATGATATTTTAAAAGCAGGAAAGTGCGATATAATATTCAACTTTGCAGCAGAAACTCATGTTGACAGATCAATTGAAAACTCAAATAATTTTGTAATTACAGATATTTTAGGTACAAATACACTTCTGGATTATGCATTAAAAAACGACATAGATAGATTTGTTCAGATCAGCACAGACGAAGTTTATGGCAGTATAAACGCTGGTTCTTTTATTGAAACAGATACTTTTAATCCATCATCCCCGTATTCAGCAAGCAAGGCTGGTGCCGAGATGCTTGTTTCAGCCTACAATAAAACTTACAGTCTCCCAACAATAATTACAAGAAGTTCAAATAATTATGGCCCACACCAATATCCCGAAAAATTAATACCGGTATTGATTCTAAAAGCACTGAAGAATGAACCACTCCCAATATACGGAAACGGAAAAAATATCAGGGACTGGATATATGTAGAGGATAATTGTAGAGGGATCCTCACTGCCTTTGAAAAAGGAAAAGAAGGTGAAGCATATAATATTGGAGGTGGGTGTGAAAAGCGGAATATCGATATTGCCAAAATTATTTTAAAGAGTCTAAATAAACCTGAAAATCTTATTCAGTTTGTTAAAGACAGACCCGGCCATGACTTTAGATATTCTGTAAACTGCGATAAAATAAAAGATTTGAATTGGAATACAAAATATACTTTTGAAGAAGGCATCCAAAAAACAATAGACTGGTACTTAAGAAATAAGTATATATGGCTTTAG
- a CDS encoding B12-binding domain-containing radical SAM protein, whose protein sequence is MKKCKILFIYPTYYRVTGLPVGIASLSAVLKEAGHSVKIFETSFYPEIADDNSFEKDQNVTRAKRKISKQIANDDAIKDNKTTIKDDLYSLIKDYSPDIIGFSILEPNYTQSRILAGYIKEEFPEIPLIAGGILPTLAPELLIEDSLFDIISIGEGESSLSELANRIAIGKSYDNINGLWIRKKDRIIKNSQLKLHDVNTLPFPDFSEFDERLFYKPMQGHFYKMINIETSRGCFYNCTYCAAPRLRKIYRENVNDKYNRNMDMEKVIKQIHYQVNKYSPEFIYFSSENFLDLTDADFEMFINEYEKIRLPFWIQTRIETINKDRLSELKRVGLFWMTMGLEHGNENFRKNFLRRRYRNEDFYEKISILSELEIGASINNIFGFPNENRELIFDTINTNRKLLDIHPKLDINIFLFEPYHGCFLHEICVNEGLIDDEFIVTEGTLNETSILNFSKEHKMMLKGLVRTFPLYLRLPEKYWDKIRIAENDNPEGNEMLNELFKLL, encoded by the coding sequence ATGAAAAAATGTAAAATCCTGTTCATATACCCAACATATTACAGAGTAACAGGACTCCCCGTAGGGATTGCCTCCTTGTCAGCCGTTCTAAAGGAGGCAGGTCATTCTGTAAAAATATTTGAAACCAGTTTTTACCCTGAAATTGCTGATGATAATTCTTTTGAAAAGGATCAAAACGTGACTCGCGCAAAAAGGAAAATTTCAAAACAAATTGCCAATGATGATGCAATAAAAGATAATAAAACAACAATAAAAGATGACCTATACTCATTAATCAAGGATTACTCCCCGGACATTATAGGATTTTCAATACTAGAGCCGAATTACACACAAAGCAGAATTCTAGCAGGTTATATTAAGGAAGAATTCCCTGAAATTCCCCTTATTGCAGGAGGTATATTACCTACATTGGCCCCCGAACTGTTGATTGAAGACAGTCTCTTTGATATTATCAGCATCGGTGAGGGTGAAAGTTCTCTTTCAGAACTGGCAAACAGAATAGCCATAGGAAAAAGCTATGATAATATTAATGGGCTCTGGATACGAAAAAAGGATCGAATAATTAAAAATAGCCAGTTGAAACTTCATGACGTGAATACCCTCCCTTTTCCGGATTTCAGCGAATTCGATGAAAGACTTTTTTATAAACCAATGCAAGGCCATTTTTATAAGATGATAAACATTGAAACATCACGCGGGTGTTTTTATAATTGCACATATTGTGCGGCCCCTAGACTCAGGAAGATTTACAGGGAGAATGTAAATGACAAATATAACAGAAACATGGATATGGAGAAGGTTATCAAGCAGATTCATTACCAAGTAAACAAATATTCACCTGAATTCATTTACTTCTCCAGTGAAAACTTCCTTGATCTCACTGATGCCGATTTTGAGATGTTTATCAATGAATATGAAAAAATAAGACTTCCCTTCTGGATACAAACCAGAATTGAAACAATAAACAAAGACAGACTTTCCGAACTTAAGAGGGTAGGACTTTTCTGGATGACAATGGGGTTGGAGCACGGAAACGAAAATTTCAGAAAAAATTTCCTCAGGAGAAGATACCGCAATGAGGACTTTTACGAAAAAATCAGCATACTAAGTGAACTAGAGATCGGAGCCTCAATAAACAATATATTTGGATTTCCAAATGAAAACAGAGAGCTTATTTTTGATACGATAAATACAAACAGAAAATTACTGGATATACATCCAAAACTGGATATCAACATATTTCTTTTTGAACCGTATCACGGTTGCTTCCTGCATGAAATTTGCGTTAATGAAGGCCTTATAGACGATGAATTTATAGTAACAGAGGGCACTCTTAACGAGACTTCAATCCTAAATTTTTCTAAAGAGCATAAAATGATGCTAAAAGGTTTAGTCAGGACATTTCCACTTTATCTTAGGTTACCTGAGAAATACTGGGATAAGATCAGAATTGCAGAAAATGATAATCCTGAAGGCAATGAAATGTTAAATGAGCTCTTTAAACTGTTATAG